Genomic DNA from Mastomys coucha isolate ucsf_1 unplaced genomic scaffold, UCSF_Mcou_1 pScaffold16, whole genome shotgun sequence:
ttttaatcccagcacttgagccagaggcagaggcagaggcagagaggcagaggcagaggcagaggcagaggcagaggcagaggcagaggNNNNNNNNNNNNNNNNNNNNNNNNNNNNNNNNNNNNNNNNNNNNNNNNNNNNNNNNNNNNNNNNNNNNNNNNNNNNNNNNNNNNNNNNNNNNNNNNNNNNNNNNNNNNNNNNNNNNNNNNNNNNNNNNNNNNNNNNNNNNNNNNNNNNNNNNNNNNNNNNNNNNNNNNNNNNNNNNNNNNNNNNNNNNNNNNNNNNNNNNNNNNNNNNNNNNNNNNNNNNNNNNNNNNNNNNNNNNNNNNNNNNNNNNNNNNNNNNNNNNNNNNNNNNNNNNNNNNNNNNNNNNNNNNNNNNNNNNNNNNNNNNNNNNNNNNNNagaggcagaggcagaggcagaggcagaggcagaggcagaggcagaggcaggcagatctctgttaaattgaggccagcctattagtgagttccaggatagccagggttatatagagagatctctatctcaaaaaattcaTAATAACACTTACACCCACCTAGGAAAGGAAGCTGAGGGTAAAGTGAATTAATGTTTATGCTTTTTCAGCAGTGGGGTGCATGTTCTCTCAAGGAAGAACACAGGTTCTAGAACACCAGGTTAGCCCCTTTGTCCTTAAATTGTGATGGGTTCAGGGCTGTTCCAAGCAAGCTGTTTGTAGCATCAGGATACCAACCACTAAGTGAAAGCTTAGGAGCAACTTGCCCTTTCATCTCCCAGAATTTGCTTCTTAGAGGAACACACCTGCCAGGCCTTCTGCTATACTTTGTCCACAGCTTAGCTAAGAACCCAGTAACTTCTCTGCCACCATCTCTCTCCTAACCCTCCTCTCCCTCCGCTGAGATCTGGCGTGCCCCCCTTCGACCATCCCTCCCCTGTACACGCTCCCTCCTCACCTGGATGTTCCTCTTGATGATGTCCCTGGTCAGCTGAACCTTGCCTGTGCTAGGATCCACTCCAGCCAATGGCACCATGACTTCCCCAATGACGTCATCCCGAGAGAAGCGGTCAAAGCTGAGCACGAGGAAATGCAGCACCAGGTCCTGCAGCTGGCTGTATGGAATGCCGTAGAAGGTGAAGGTCTCATCAAACACGGGGTCCAGGGTCTTGCGCAGCACTCGGGTCTTCACTCGATGCCGCTTGTCAGGAAGAATGGTCATTTTGATGTAGGGGTCGGAGCCCTGGGTCTGGTCATCCATCACCGGCAGCCCATGCGCCTCTTGGATGGTCACCACCAGAGCTTTCTTGGGAAAGTTGTAGTCCACTGAGAAGGTAAGGGAGCCTAGCATCACGTCTTCCTCTggtgaggatggggaggtgggttTGCTTTCTCCAGGGGTCAGGCTTGTCATGGGGCTCCTCAGTTCTTCCCCATAGTCTCTTTTGATGGGTAACTGGTCTATACAAGATGCAGGGCTAGGCCCTCTGGGATCCTTGTCGTGGCTCAGCAGGCCAGACTCCGCGTTTATCAACAGGTTCCCTCGTCCGCTTTCCCTGTGAGGGCCATCTTTGTCCCTTCGAACTTTgatgattttcttcttgttgctgAGGGTCTCTGGGTAGATGCTAATGCCTTTCAGCATGTGAATGAACTTGTATGGCGGGGTCTTGTGCTTCTTCTCTGCCTGCTGGTGGCAGCATGTCCACACAAAGACGGTCACGGAAACACACACCACCAGCACCGAGGCCCCAATGAGGCCAGCCGCTACTGGTGACACATCTGAAGGCAGAGACCAGAGTTAGGTCAAAACAGGACCTCCATTCCTGTCAAGAGCCTGCCTCTCCTGGGGCCACACTAATCCCCACGCCAGCGTCCACAGTGGGAGACCATCTGGGTTTTGGAGCTTTTCTGCTTACTGCCCAGGAGGTGACCCAAATCCTTGCCTTCCTGCTAAAGCCATAGAACACGTTTGTTTCATTATGTAACCCGGCTGTCCTGCACATTGCCATattagaccaggttgacctcgatCACATAGAGattgcctgcctcagcctcccaaatacaAGCATTAAAGTCTGGCTCACCTAGTTTATGTACCTATGTAGTGTTGCatctgatattttttaaaaatttaatatcacTGTagatgtatgggtgttttgtctgcgtgtACATCTGTCTGTGTAGCCCGACAgagcctggtgcccatggagggcagaagaaggtGTCTGACAACTTGGAACTGATGTTATAGAtgcttgtaagccaccatgtggatactgggaattgaaccccccggttctctggaagagcagtctttgttcttaaccacagagtcatcttGATAGTCCctgattcttcttttttaaaacctttacAGCACTCGCAGATTTGATTGCTCAGTTTGATTTGTGCTTGTCAGTAAGTGGAGTGTTTGAAGGTCCCCTTTTGCGTGGGAATCTGTTCACCTCAACCAGTACACACGGCATGAGCTGTGCGATAGGGTTCAGGGAGGCATTCCAGTACACCCAGCACAGACTTGAACAGTGGACTCTTGCTAACTGATTGGCAGCTGTGTGGGGAGAGGGTATGGTGTTGAATTTAGCTGGTCCTGGAAGGGTGACCGAATGGTCAGAATGGGCACGAAGATGGCAGAGTACTGGGCCACAATGAGGGCCTTGTGCCTGAAAACATgagggaggctgagccaggaggctGCTGCAAGGCCAGGGCTAGCCTGACTCTAATGTCTCATCTAGCAAGCTTCAGGTCAGTCTAGATTACCATGAGACTCCACCTTTAAAAAGGCGGGGCAGGGGGTTGTGGGCTAGCTCAGCCAGTGATGGTGCTTGCCATCAGGTCCAAAGGCCTACATTCATCttcagaaatcacaaaggaaacgACGGACTCCTCCTGTaagtcttctgacctctgtacacTTAGCATGTGTATCTCACACAAcacagtgaatgaataaatgttgaaaatggaaaatggaaaagaaaaagaaggaaagaaagaagctctGGGTCTGCAGAACTATGCTTTTAAACTTGTTATAAAACCTCAGGTCCTAGGTCCTTAAAATACCAGTGTCCATATATGCTAGAGTCACACACACTTTTCAGCAttttaaataggaagaaaatgtcaaatgttattttttttttttttgctttcttgtttctctttctctctccctccctccctctgtccttccctccctccctgtctctctcttacttcctggagacagggtctcattgtatagccttggctgtcctgggactccaccttggctgtcctgggactccatttgtagaccaggctgcccttgaactcacagtcatCTGGatgcctgagtgctgagattaaaggaatttGACATATGCCCACGTCAAGTATAATTTTCTTCTAAAGCCCTCTTGGGGCATCTTATTGATGGCTtagttgagttccaggctatGTAGCCAACTCAGAGCAGCCAACATGCTAGGCAGTCCACTGCTGGGCTAGATCCCTAGTGttcactgttcttttaaaaagcacaacCTTAGCAGGgtgctggtggtgcacacccttaatcccagcactcaggaggcagaggcagatgaatctctgtgagttccaggccagcctggtctacagagtgggttccaggacagtcagggctacacagacaaaccctgtctcagaagaaaaaaaaaaaaaaaagaggctgcaTGCAATTAGGATTGTCTTTCCCCTAAAAGTTGATctgccttgggaggcagaggcaggtggatttctgagtttgaggccagtctggtctacagagtgagtgtcaggacagccagggctacacagagaaaccctgtctggaaaaacaaaaacaaaacaaaacaaaaagttgatCTGCCTGACTTACGCTCATCGAAACTAAATGAGTTTTACTACTAAGGCCTATAGCTTCCCTCTTACATTTTAGGGGAAGAACTGGACATCTGAAGAACTAAGGAAATAAATACAACTCTAGCACATTCCAGGTTCTTCCTAAGTGCCCTCATCTGCAGGACTGATGGTCTCATGGGCCCAGGCTCACCCAGGAGAGAGGCATCTCCGGCCCCACGTAAACAAAACTCAGCACCTTCTTTGTTTTTCACCTGCTTACTACCCTgacctgtgtttgtttgtttgcttttcttcattCGATAAATGTAGTAGGAACAGAGCTGTCTTCCATCTCTGTCTCGGCTCCTCAGCTGACAAGAAGCAAACAGCTTTGGTCCAGTTTGTCCTGTTATGCCTACCTGCTCCAACATTGGCCACAGACATGGACCAGTGGACGAATGACTGTGTTTCTGAAACcacgagccaaaataaaccttttatcaAAAACAAAGACTTGGTCCACTGTTTACTTCAATAGCCTACAGTTTAGAAACAAGGGTATGCAGGCACTATGATTGCAGATATCCAAGACAAATATAAAAACCCCTGAAGACTGAAAAGTCTGCCCACCTATAGGCAAGAACTTTAGCTGGGCAAAAATGACACATCAGGTGACCACAGGCTTGGGCCGATGTTGGGCTCGCTCTGGCTTACGTTGTAAACACACAGGCTACCTCTTGTAGGCAGCAGTGTAATTGAATCTGCATTGGGCATTCTGCACAGCACTGACAATAATGAAACGTTTCTATCCTGAGTTAGATACTTTAATGTGTACTTATTAGGCCCCTGGAAGGCATTATGGTAGTAGATTTTTTTATTACGAATCAAAGAActcattgaataaatgaataggaCCAATGTTGTCCTGGTTTATAATCAGGGCCCCTGAGAATTTAGAAATTTTCCTAGGACTACAGATTGGCTAATGCCATTGACAGGATTTAACTTCTGACCCTATTGCCACCAGAATCCAGACTCTggatggtatacacacacacacacacacacacacacacacacacacacacactatacataatTGGgatatttgggggaaaaaaatacaaaaaccgGGTAAAAAAACCGGGTGAAGGTCCTTCCTGCCAAGATTGTTGAAGCTATGTGGGAATTCTTCCGAATTCcacatatactttttaaaaacacacttaaggctatgcacacatgaataaagaaataagatacaaaaatttaaagtgtACTGTTAACAATAGAAAGGCAGGCTAGGTGTGGTAacacaggcctttgatcccagcacttgggaagcaaaggcaggggtatttttgtgagttcaagaccagcccgtatacaaactgagttccaggacagttaaggctgttacacagagaaaccctatattgggggaaaaaaagtagaaaagcagAGTGCTAGAGACCCTATcagatgaaaatttaaagaaactaaaaaactaaataactttgttgtttgtttgttttttttagacagggtttctctggaactcactctgtagaccaggctggccttgaactcagaaatatgcctgcctctacctcccaaatgctgggattaaaggtgtgtgtcaccactgcccagcaaaactaGTTTACTTAATCATAAATACTTTAGGCATTTTCATGAAGAGGGTTTGGTTTGATATTCCTTTGTAGAACAGACCAGCACCAATCTGCACAGGCTCTGGGAAGAAGATACTGGACTCAAAAGAGTCAAGCCAGGGACAGTAGCACACAATTATAATCAAACATGCAAAGTTAAAGCTAGCCTGGGGGCTGCCGAGATAGCAaagcggttaagagaactggacCCAGGTTCCACAGGCCCaaggtttaatttccagcacccacatgatggctaacaacctctgtaactccaatcccaggagatctggtggttgtttctggtttctgggcTTGTACCTCCTGGTGTACAGGCAttcttgcaggcaaaacacccatgtatataaagtaaaaataaatattttttctagacaggatgtcattacatagctctggctgtcctggaactcactatgaagaccaggccagccttgaactcacagagattcccctgcctctccctttgagcaatgggattaaagatgtggggcAGCCTTAACTCAGGCCAATGAATAAAAtctaaagacaaataaaaaccaaTGTAAAAAGCCAGTATAAGTTTCATGGTGAGACCTTGTTACAAACaacaagagccaggcagtggtggcacacacctttaatcccagcacttgggaggcagaggcaggcagatttctgagttcgaggccagcctggtctacagagtgagttccaggactgctggggctacacagagaagccctgtctcaaaaaaccaaccaatcaaccaaccaaccaaccaaccaacaacaaaagcctaaataaataagtgaacaaataaataataaaagggtTTTTCCCAGTAGAGATTGGACCATGTattcttgaaattttctttctttctttaaaagaagtttCTAATGACTTGTTCTTACTGATATATGTTGGTGTTCTTCtggcatgtgcatctgtgtgagggtgtcagatcccctagaactggagttatagacagttgtgagctgctatatggttgctgggaattgcactcatgttctctggaagagcagccagtgctctgaactgctgagccatctctccagcctccctttttcttttctttcttccttttctttttcttttgaaactgggtctcaCCCTGTAGCTCTGACTGGTCTTTAACTCAgaaggatctgcctgcctctgcctccccagtgtgtCATAATACCCCGTCTATGAAATCCTTTCTAACTCAATATTTTGCCACTCAGTGAAAGCTGAGAACCAGTAAGAAATGAacaattgccgggcagtggtggtgcacacctttaatcccagcacttgggaagcagagacagatggatttctaaattcgaggccagcctggtctacagagtgagttccaggacagccagggctacacggagaaaccctgactcaaaaaactcaaaaaaagaaagaaagaaggagagaaagaaagagagaaatgaaaagtctTCACTTTGAAGTAATATAGGTAAGGAGAAAGGCTGTTATTAACAGGAGAAAGCATGATGCGAATGTTCATGCCTTATCCATACTCCCGTTTACCTTACATCACTCGGTAAGATAATTGCTTCTAGGGAGAAGTTCGGAGGCAAGAACCCCATCCTGCTTGTTCTGCAAACCTGAGTTTCTGACATTTAACAAAAGTTAAGTAAATCCACGTGTAAACAACTGCATGGTCAATCAGAAGGGCTCCAATATGAAGACATGGCTCTCCACTACTGGGAGAATACTGAGTTAGAAAGGATTTCATAGACGGGGTGTTATGACACaccggggaggcagaggcaggcagatccttcTGAGTTAAAGACCAGTCAGAGCTACAGGGTGAGACCGGGTTTCATGTCAGCTTCCAGTCGGGAGCTTTCTGACAGATTGTTTGCTATTGTTTAGTGAGAGTGAACACTGACTGACTGAGAAGGGCACAGGAGAACCACCAAGGTAAACATCAGGACAGGCTTCCTGTCTcaagtctcccaaatgctggaattacaggtgtgagctaccacaccttGCAGATAGGTAAGTGTGTGCAATGTGTGCGATGGCATGTACATGAGGGGAGGGGATTTGAGgggggaaggcagaggacaacATTCAGGAGTccgttctctctttccaccaggTGCTGGTCTCGGGTCTCTTAGCCAGAACTCAGCTCATCAATCAGGCTAAGCAGCAAGCGCTTCCCACCTGCTGAGCTACCTCGCAGGCCCAAGACAGGAATTTTTTGAGCATAATTTAAAAGGAAGTCTAAGAGCCAAGACTGGGAGACCTCTGCACAGTTCTTTGGCTCTACCATGTAGTATCACGGAGGGAACCTACTGCTACTTAGAAAGCGTCGATTGTTATTGAGACCACGAAGATAggtggagaagagaaagacaggcagTGTCATGGTTTTGGGGGACCAATAGGCTTCTTCAGGTGCTCACTCCATCCTCTACCCTACATTCACATTCATTTCAGTATTGTTCCCTCTGTCCCCAACACCTAAGACAGTGAACTAGAAACAGTAGATAATGAAATTCAAGGTCCTCTTGCTTGCTCTAACAAAAAACTTTGGTGAGAAACGGAAGTTGGAATTAATGACTGAAGTgagtcatgtatgtatgtatgcatgtatgtacatatgtattttttgttttttttttgttttttgtttttttaaagacacgttcttgctgtgtagccctggctctcccggaacacactctgtagaccaggctggccttgaacttacagagatcttgCCACTGCCTGCCTagtactgggattcaaggcataCACCAGCAGTGCCCAGCTCagtgagtgggttttttttgtttttgtttttgttttttttttttggttttttgagacagggtttctctgtgtagccctggctgttctagaactcactctgtagaccaggctggcctcgaactcagaaatccacctgcctctgcctcccaagtgctgggattaaaggcgtgcaccaccactgttttAAGTACCTGTGGGGCTGGTGATGCAGCTCCATTGATAGAATGCTTACCCTCACTGCtcaagaccagagtttgatctcCAGCTTTGTATGTAACTGTGTGCAGTGGCCCATGTTTGCAATTGTAGTGCCCAGAagtagaggtgggaggatcaggaattcaaggccatcttcagctacagagcaagttctaggttagcctgggttacatgagaacctatctcaaaacaaacaagttgGGGctagggagagatggctcagtgactagaAGTACTTATGCAAGCACAGCAATGTGAGTTTGAGTTCTGGAAACCCATGTAAAAGCTCGGTACACAGACCATGCATCTGTATGTCTAGCAGTCCTATGGGAAGATAGGAATCtccagaaattcaaggcccagcTAGCC
This window encodes:
- the Syt11 gene encoding synaptotagmin-11 isoform X2, which gives rise to MAEITNIRPSFDVSPVAAGLIGASVLVVCVSVTVFVWTCCHQQAEKKHKTPPYKFIHMLKGISIYPETLSNKKKIIKVRRDKDGPHRESGRGNLLINAESGLLSHDKDPRGPSPASCIDQLPIKRDYGEELRSPMTSLTPGESKPTSPSSPEEDVMLGSLTFSVDYNFPKKALVVTIQEAHGLPVMDDQTQGSDPYIKMTILPDKRHRVKTRVLRKTLDPVFDETFTFYGIPYSQLQDLVLHFLVLSFDRFSRDDVIGEVMVPLAGVDPSTGKVQLTRDIIKRNIQKCISRGELQVSLSYQPVAQRMTVVVLKARHLPKMDITGLSDPYVKVNVYYGRKRIAKKKTHVKKCTLNPVFNESFIYDIPTDLLPDISIEFLVIDFDRTTKNEVVGRLILGAHSVTTSGAEHWREVCESPRKPIAKWHSLSEY
- the Syt11 gene encoding synaptotagmin-11 isoform X1, which gives rise to MAEITNIRPSFDVSPVAAGLIGASVLVVCVSVTVFVWTCCHQQAEKKHKTPPYKFIHMLKGISIYPETLSNKKKIIKVRRDKDGPHRESGRGNLLINAESGLLSHDKDPRGPSPASCIDQLPIKRDYGEELRSPMTSLTPGESKPTSPSSPEEDVMLGSLTFSVDYNFPKKALVVTIQEAHGLPVMDDQTQGSDPYIKMTILPDKRHRVKTRVLRKTLDPVFDETFTFYGIPYSQLQDLVLHFLVLSFDRFSRDDVIGEVMVPLAGVDPSTGKVQLTRDIIKRNIQKCISRGELQVSLSYQPVAQRMTVVVLKARHLPKMDITGLSGNPYVKVNVYYGRKRIAKKKTHVKKCTLNPVFNESFIYDIPTDLLPDISIEFLVIDFDRTTKNEVVGRLILGAHSVTTSGAEHWREVCESPRKPIAKWHSLSEY